A stretch of the Bdellovibrio sp. 22V genome encodes the following:
- a CDS encoding DEAD/DEAH box helicase, whose translation MALRNYQQAAVDSFFSHYAKGYKGHPLIVMPTGTGKSHVIAFICMSLLKQWPGIRILILTHVKELIGQNAAKLQEAWPEAPMGIYSAGLGRKETCYPVTYAGVQSVVKALDKFGKFDIILVDEAHMINPQGESSYKKIFNYFEQLNPRIAIGGLTATPWRMGYGAIYGQEDSLFERIALDLSNYECFNWFIEQGFLVDVVPRAVNFELDTSGVHLSGGEYNLGQLQAAVNVDKVTVAALQQCVAECSHLDAWLIFCTGIEHAERVAELCTEMGIPCKAVHSELSAGERDRILDDFKSGRLQAVANNGVLTTGFDYPGLKLIVGLRPSKSSALWTQIVGRLTRPHYAPGFDLSTQEGRIEAIRQSDKPKGYVYDFARNIRTLGSINDPVYPKRKGDKTGRAPVKKCCALINGKECGTENHAKALYCIDCGAEFSFEVKLSYTAADDAIVSKKNDMPVIEEFEVDRISCLKSGGRHGKPFHMRVVYYCGNRMFNEVVCFEHMVGSYPLRLAHTWWMSRSKDAIPATVDDALLLMNSSGVRTPTHIRVHTNLKYPEVKAFDFEGTNFGRLPKPDFARPIETSIELPDGSYGKVGGAANHTIPHSDDDIPF comes from the coding sequence ATGGCACTTCGTAATTACCAACAAGCAGCAGTCGACTCGTTTTTCAGTCACTACGCTAAGGGTTACAAAGGGCATCCGTTAATCGTGATGCCTACTGGTACAGGCAAGTCACACGTCATCGCATTTATCTGCATGTCGTTGCTGAAGCAATGGCCCGGTATTCGCATTCTGATTCTGACTCACGTCAAAGAGCTGATTGGTCAGAACGCCGCTAAGTTACAGGAAGCATGGCCCGAAGCTCCGATGGGTATCTACTCCGCTGGTCTGGGTCGCAAGGAAACTTGCTACCCTGTAACCTACGCTGGCGTGCAATCAGTCGTTAAGGCTCTGGATAAGTTCGGCAAGTTCGACATCATCCTGGTCGATGAAGCTCACATGATTAACCCGCAAGGCGAGTCGAGCTACAAGAAAATATTCAACTATTTCGAGCAGCTGAATCCGCGCATTGCTATCGGCGGGTTGACCGCGACTCCCTGGCGTATGGGATACGGGGCGATTTACGGTCAGGAAGATTCGCTGTTTGAACGCATCGCGCTTGACCTGTCGAACTATGAATGCTTCAACTGGTTCATTGAGCAGGGCTTCCTTGTCGACGTCGTGCCGCGTGCTGTTAACTTTGAGCTTGATACAAGCGGCGTGCATCTCTCAGGCGGTGAATACAATCTGGGTCAGCTGCAAGCAGCTGTTAACGTCGACAAGGTGACGGTAGCGGCGCTGCAACAATGCGTTGCTGAATGCTCACACCTTGACGCATGGCTTATCTTCTGTACAGGGATTGAGCACGCTGAACGCGTAGCTGAGCTATGTACGGAGATGGGTATTCCATGCAAGGCTGTGCATAGCGAGCTGAGCGCTGGCGAGCGTGACCGGATTCTGGACGACTTTAAGTCTGGACGCCTCCAGGCGGTCGCTAACAACGGCGTATTGACGACAGGCTTCGACTATCCGGGCCTGAAGCTGATTGTCGGTCTGCGCCCGTCCAAATCCTCCGCGCTCTGGACGCAGATTGTGGGCCGTCTGACGCGACCGCATTATGCGCCAGGCTTCGACCTGAGCACACAGGAGGGCCGCATAGAGGCAATTCGCCAGTCGGACAAGCCAAAGGGTTACGTCTACGACTTCGCGCGTAATATCCGCACGCTGGGGTCAATTAACGACCCGGTTTATCCTAAGCGCAAGGGTGACAAGACCGGGCGAGCGCCTGTGAAGAAATGCTGTGCGCTTATCAATGGCAAGGAGTGCGGGACAGAGAACCATGCTAAGGCGCTGTACTGCATTGACTGCGGAGCTGAGTTTAGCTTTGAAGTCAAGCTATCCTATACAGCAGCTGACGATGCGATTGTATCTAAGAAAAACGACATGCCTGTGATTGAGGAATTTGAAGTTGACCGTATCAGCTGCCTGAAGTCAGGTGGAAGGCACGGTAAGCCGTTCCATATGCGCGTCGTGTATTATTGTGGTAATCGCATGTTCAACGAAGTTGTTTGCTTTGAACACATGGTAGGCTCATACCCGCTTCGTTTAGCACATACCTGGTGGATGTCGCGTAGCAAAGACGCAATTCCGGCGACTGTCGACGATGCGCTTTTACTCATGAATTCGTCAGGTGTTCGCACGCCTACGCATATTCGTGTTCATACCAACCTGAAATACCCGGAAGTAAAAGCGTTTGATTTTGAGGGTACCAACTTTGGACGTCTGCCGAAGCCTGACTTCGCACGTCCAATTGAGACATCTATTGAATTGCCTGACGGGAGTTATGGCAAGGTCGGGGGAGCAGCTAACCACACTATTCCACACAGCGACGATGACATTCCGTTTTGA
- a CDS encoding DUF669 domain-containing protein — protein MTMIAMMAGFSFDASQIAPDQGVAGPVPAGWYVGMVEKSEIKATKDGTGAYIAMTVNIVEPQQFAGRKVFTNFNIKNNNQQAVDIAYGQLSALSHAVNIINWNDTSMLHNIPFKFRVKVRKGDGNYSDSNDITKYSPMTEVVVLGPEGGATAAAPVAVPGMQQPQQPMQPQQPQQPMQQQAPVQQPVQQQVQQPPMQAQPQQQVQQPVQQMQQMQQQPQQPQQPVQAQQGLPQQPWEQNPAQQQQVQQPQQVQQGGAPGWTQQPVQQPQGQPDAAAPANAMPWANQQ, from the coding sequence ATGACTATGATTGCAATGATGGCTGGCTTCTCTTTCGACGCGTCTCAGATTGCACCTGACCAGGGTGTTGCTGGCCCGGTTCCCGCTGGCTGGTATGTGGGTATGGTCGAAAAGTCTGAAATCAAGGCGACCAAAGACGGCACAGGCGCGTATATCGCGATGACCGTCAACATTGTTGAACCGCAGCAGTTCGCGGGCCGCAAGGTGTTTACCAACTTCAACATTAAGAACAACAATCAACAGGCTGTTGATATCGCGTACGGTCAGCTGTCGGCGCTGTCTCACGCTGTAAATATCATCAACTGGAACGACACGAGCATGTTGCATAACATCCCGTTTAAGTTCCGCGTTAAAGTGCGCAAAGGCGATGGTAACTACAGTGATTCGAACGACATCACCAAATACTCACCGATGACTGAAGTCGTCGTGCTGGGGCCGGAAGGCGGTGCGACCGCAGCAGCTCCGGTAGCTGTTCCGGGTATGCAGCAGCCGCAGCAGCCGATGCAACCGCAACAGCCGCAGCAGCCGATGCAGCAGCAAGCTCCGGTTCAACAGCCTGTGCAGCAGCAGGTACAACAGCCACCGATGCAAGCTCAGCCGCAGCAACAGGTTCAGCAGCCTGTCCAGCAGATGCAGCAGATGCAGCAGCAGCCGCAACAACCTCAGCAGCCTGTACAGGCTCAGCAGGGTCTGCCGCAGCAGCCGTGGGAGCAGAATCCGGCCCAGCAGCAACAGGTTCAGCAGCCGCAGCAGGTTCAGCAGGGTGGCGCTCCGGGTTGGACTCAGCAGCCTGTACAGCAGCCGCAAGGCCAGCCTGACGCAGCAGCTCCGGCTAACGCAATGCCCTGGGCGAACCAGCAGTAA
- a CDS encoding ATP-binding protein, whose protein sequence is MVFGRSGMGKTMLAATLPQPIIISAESGLLSLSRENIVRIYGEGAWGVNYDPINVIKIKTMQDLATALTWCKDPNNHQYFQSIMLDSLTELAEVVLKNAKGLVKDPRQAYGALLEEMMDGARQFRDIPNKHVVLVCKEEQFKDELTGSNRMGPMMPGTKLSAQLPYLVDEVFALRMGRAPDGSKYRYIQTQPDMQYEAKDRSGRLAEAEFPHMGMIFNKILGVSQ, encoded by the coding sequence ATGGTGTTCGGTCGCTCTGGCATGGGTAAAACCATGCTGGCTGCAACACTGCCGCAGCCGATTATTATCAGTGCTGAATCCGGTCTGCTCTCACTGTCTCGTGAGAACATTGTAAGAATCTACGGTGAAGGTGCATGGGGTGTGAATTACGACCCTATCAACGTCATCAAGATTAAGACAATGCAGGATTTAGCAACGGCGTTAACGTGGTGTAAAGACCCGAACAATCATCAATACTTCCAGTCAATCATGCTCGACTCACTGACTGAGCTGGCTGAAGTAGTGCTGAAAAACGCAAAAGGTCTTGTAAAAGACCCGCGCCAGGCGTACGGTGCTTTACTCGAAGAGATGATGGATGGCGCTCGCCAGTTCCGTGATATCCCGAATAAGCATGTTGTTCTGGTTTGCAAAGAAGAGCAGTTCAAAGATGAGCTGACTGGCTCGAACAGAATGGGGCCGATGATGCCGGGTACTAAGTTATCCGCTCAGCTGCCTTACCTGGTGGATGAAGTTTTTGCATTGCGCATGGGACGTGCGCCGGATGGTTCGAAGTATCGTTACATCCAGACTCAACCGGATATGCAGTACGAAGCAAAAGACCGCTCTGGTCGTCTTGCTGAAGCGGAATTCCCGCACATGGGTATGATTTTTAACAAAATTTTAGGAGTTTCACAATGA
- a CDS encoding RNase H family protein — protein sequence MAQYEFNASSYGRCTMICDASFCPDTGAAGFAGWINGTGGGGAVDGGVREKVRSSNDAEFIAVINCLHMGLQRGLIRENFSVLIQCDNENVVNALTGKKNATSQVGIKTVTLLNEYKKRFSLSVSIRWMKGHAQNTCSKNVAHNKCDETAKRHMKRRRSEIRANDCRNLHGIGRDKAPEKVDSSFKKRTYERMEIDQLDIDTRNSRIRTMLKTASRLWG from the coding sequence ATGGCACAATATGAATTTAACGCATCGTCCTATGGCCGTTGCACCATGATTTGCGATGCATCTTTTTGCCCGGACACTGGCGCGGCTGGCTTTGCTGGCTGGATTAACGGAACTGGTGGAGGTGGTGCGGTTGATGGTGGCGTACGCGAAAAAGTTCGCAGCAGTAATGATGCTGAATTTATTGCAGTTATTAACTGTCTGCACATGGGGTTGCAGCGCGGATTGATTCGGGAAAACTTTTCTGTACTGATTCAATGCGACAATGAGAACGTCGTCAACGCGCTGACCGGGAAGAAGAATGCTACATCACAAGTCGGTATAAAGACGGTCACGCTGCTGAATGAGTACAAGAAGCGTTTCAGTCTCAGCGTATCGATTCGCTGGATGAAGGGTCATGCACAGAATACATGCAGTAAGAACGTTGCCCACAATAAGTGCGACGAGACCGCTAAGCGTCACATGAAGCGTCGCCGCAGCGAGATACGTGCAAACGACTGTCGCAACCTGCACGGCATCGGTCGCGATAAAGCGCCGGAAAAGGTTGACTCCAGTTTTAAAAAGCGTACATATGAGCGCATGGAAATCGACCAGCTCGATATCGATACGCGCAATAGTAGAATTCGCACTATGTTAAAAACAGCTTCTCGCCTCTGGGGGTAA
- a CDS encoding nucleoside triphosphate pyrophosphohydrolase family protein: protein MVQRTCTRLHHYERESKMKFIDSYNIECKDALHSLNCDVTNAISFTLRSSETNPDITSKEMFYTVKELHNQIVKDLFRPMESRQDELLHAVVGIGGEAGELLDCVKKHVYYDKPLDVKNILEEAGDVLFYLKAMLMLIGMDITDVEAYNFKKLSARYPDGKFTTLHAAARLDKAEEEKPACEHRNVLYSVNGAYCPECGNDVL from the coding sequence GTGGTTCAAAGAACATGCACGCGTTTACATCACTATGAACGGGAATCCAAAATGAAATTTATCGACAGTTACAATATTGAATGCAAAGACGCGCTTCATAGCCTCAACTGCGACGTCACCAATGCAATTTCGTTCACTTTACGTAGCAGTGAAACAAATCCTGATATTACATCTAAAGAGATGTTTTACACGGTTAAGGAATTGCATAACCAGATTGTTAAAGACCTGTTCCGTCCGATGGAAAGTCGTCAGGATGAACTGCTCCATGCCGTAGTCGGTATCGGTGGCGAAGCTGGTGAGCTGCTGGATTGCGTGAAAAAGCACGTATATTACGACAAGCCTCTGGATGTTAAAAACATTCTGGAAGAAGCTGGCGACGTACTGTTTTATCTGAAAGCGATGCTCATGCTTATCGGTATGGATATCACTGACGTCGAAGCGTACAACTTTAAAAAGCTGTCGGCCCGCTATCCTGACGGGAAGTTTACCACACTGCACGCAGCGGCTCGCCTCGATAAAGCCGAAGAAGAAAAGCCAGCTTGCGAGCACAGAAATGTGCTGTATAGCGTGAATGGCGCTTACTGTCCTGAATGCGGAAATGATGTGTTGTGA